A genome region from Bacillaceae bacterium IKA-2 includes the following:
- a CDS encoding small basic family protein, which yields MWLPVIGLLIGLLLGFWTEFRIPDAYSSYLSIAVLAALDTLFGGIRAHLQNTFDEHVFVTGFFSNILLAAGLAFLGVHLGVDLYLAAIFAFGVRLFNNIAVIRRILLSKWTSRKES from the coding sequence ATGTGGTTACCAGTAATTGGGCTACTTATTGGACTTCTCCTTGGATTTTGGACAGAGTTTCGGATACCTGATGCTTATTCTAGCTATTTATCAATTGCGGTTTTGGCTGCTCTTGATACGTTGTTTGGAGGGATCAGGGCCCACCTTCAAAATACTTTTGATGAACATGTATTTGTCACAGGTTTTTTCTCAAATATACTCCTTGCAGCAGGTTTAGCTTTTCTAGGCGTTCATCTTGGTGTAGACTTATATTTAGCTGCTATTTTTGCTTTTGGGGTCCGTTTATTTAATAATATTGCGGTAATTCGGCGGATACTTCTCTCTAAATGGACGTCAAGAAAAGAAAGTTAA
- a CDS encoding DUF881 domain-containing protein, producing the protein MIVKDRMIIFAIVTTIIGFMIALQFKTTNEPIVRDTRDILELRQDSRIEKERQQELNQEIEKQLLLLNQLKGKDNLEDVMVNAVNDLKKQAGLTPVSGEGIIIEINSIHTDYGYIPKMVPPHLLWILINELNIYNAKEIAIGNQRIISTSAIRDVNGVTHVNAKRIPELPLKVKVLASDAEKLHHEMIVSQSIEYFAIENLSLTSTPINFVVLPGYDESLRIRNLRPVKGES; encoded by the coding sequence ATGATTGTCAAGGATCGAATGATTATATTTGCAATCGTTACAACAATTATTGGATTTATGATTGCGCTACAGTTTAAGACAACAAATGAACCGATTGTTCGTGATACAAGAGATATCCTAGAATTACGGCAAGATTCCCGTATTGAAAAGGAGCGACAGCAAGAACTAAATCAAGAAATTGAAAAACAACTTTTATTGTTAAACCAATTAAAAGGAAAAGATAATCTTGAGGATGTAATGGTTAATGCTGTAAATGATTTAAAAAAACAAGCAGGCCTTACCCCAGTAAGTGGTGAAGGGATTATTATTGAAATTAATTCAATACACACGGATTATGGCTATATTCCGAAGATGGTACCACCACACTTATTATGGATATTGATTAATGAACTCAATATTTACAATGCAAAAGAAATTGCCATTGGCAATCAGCGAATTATCTCAACATCGGCAATTCGAGATGTTAACGGTGTTACTCATGTAAATGCAAAAAGAATTCCTGAATTACCACTAAAAGTAAAAGTTTTAGCTAGTGATGCCGAGAAACTCCATCATGAAATGATTGTCTCTCAATCAATCGAATATTTTGCTATTGAAAATTTAAGTTTAACCTCGACACCAATAAATTTTGTTGTGTTGCCAGGGTATGATGAGTCGTTACGTATTCGTAACTTACGACCTGTAAAGGGGGAGTCTTAA
- a CDS encoding DUF881 domain-containing protein → MKGKHVLLSFILIITGFISALSYQFANEGQNSQMITEGQWKKEDTLRNQVLFEQSVNRNLAEELRTIQAEINTIEEVVAEQERTYFNLVEDLEKLRMATGAIGIQGTGIEVTLTDAQYVPDGENPNFYIVHELHIQKVIHELLVTQAEAIAINGQRISHRSYIQCVGPVIRIDGNTSFAPFVITAIGDSDKLHDSLNLPGGVKDQLLYDQIEVKIEKKDLIIMDPYLSDRG, encoded by the coding sequence GTGAAGGGTAAACATGTACTCCTCTCGTTTATTTTGATAATCACAGGCTTTATTAGTGCTTTGTCATACCAATTTGCAAATGAAGGTCAAAATAGTCAGATGATCACTGAAGGACAATGGAAGAAAGAGGACACATTAAGAAATCAAGTTTTATTTGAACAATCAGTTAATCGGAATTTAGCAGAGGAATTACGAACCATTCAAGCTGAAATTAACACGATAGAAGAAGTGGTAGCTGAACAAGAAAGAACATATTTTAATTTAGTCGAGGATCTAGAAAAACTTCGTATGGCGACTGGAGCTATTGGAATCCAAGGGACAGGCATTGAAGTAACTTTAACTGACGCACAATATGTCCCTGATGGTGAAAATCCAAATTTTTATATAGTCCATGAACTACATATTCAAAAAGTTATTCATGAATTACTCGTCACCCAAGCAGAAGCAATTGCTATTAACGGTCAAAGAATTTCACATCGTTCCTATATTCAATGTGTAGGTCCCGTCATTCGCATCGATGGGAACACTTCCTTTGCTCCATTTGTTATTACGGCTATTGGTGATTCGGACAAGCTTCATGACTCGTTGAATTTACCTGGTGGGGTAAAAGACCAATTACTTTATGACCAAATTGAAGTGAAAATTGAAAAAAAGGATTTGATTATAATGGATCCTTACTTATCAGATAGAGGGTGA
- a CDS encoding cell division protein FtsQ/DivIB translates to MDQKKVITLEDRIPKLKSERKQRANRALILYLSIFFLLLLTVIYFQSSLSDVKVIKIEGNRYLTDEEIVRASKLTDKTSFWGVNKQEIKAEITSLTQISGVSINRKFPYTVIINVEEYTRVAYLVTDGKFSPILESGKLLATDTVTGFPTDAPLLMGWSNGSELAEMAAELSKLPEGLIHRISEIYFTPEELDPLRITLYMNDGFQVSSTIRHFSEKIAPYSAIVSELDPHNKGIIHMKINPYFELFDPEEEQEIESEG, encoded by the coding sequence ATGGATCAGAAGAAGGTTATTACTCTCGAAGATCGAATACCAAAACTTAAAAGTGAGCGCAAACAAAGGGCAAACCGGGCTTTGATTCTGTATTTATCAATTTTTTTCCTTTTATTGCTTACAGTTATTTATTTTCAGTCTTCGCTAAGTGATGTCAAGGTTATCAAAATAGAAGGAAATCGCTATTTGACTGATGAGGAAATAGTAAGAGCCAGTAAATTAACTGATAAGACAAGCTTCTGGGGTGTAAATAAGCAAGAAATTAAAGCAGAGATCACATCGCTCACTCAAATTAGTGGTGTTTCTATTAACAGGAAATTTCCTTATACTGTAATTATTAATGTTGAGGAATATACAAGGGTCGCATATTTAGTGACAGATGGGAAGTTTTCCCCGATACTAGAGTCAGGAAAGTTATTAGCAACAGATACAGTAACGGGCTTTCCAACAGATGCACCTCTACTCATGGGTTGGAGTAATGGGAGCGAGTTAGCTGAAATGGCTGCTGAATTAAGCAAACTACCAGAAGGTCTAATTCATCGCATTTCAGAAATTTATTTTACACCTGAAGAATTAGACCCTTTAAGAATTACCCTATATATGAATGATGGCTTTCAAGTTAGTTCAACAATCCGACATTTTTCAGAAAAAATAGCTCCCTATTCTGCAATTGTTAGTGAGTTAGATCCGCATAACAAAGGGATTATTCATATGAAAATTAATCCGTATTTCGAATTATTTGATCCCGAGGAGGAACAAGAAATTGAAAGTGAAGGGTAA
- the murB gene encoding UDP-N-acetylmuramate dehydrogenase: MDRLKVRLQEENVGQVKENEPLANHTTWKIGGPAHLLVIPKNIDALMRTLSITNESKTPVFIIGRGSNILISDAGIDGVVIKISAGLDHLEVNGDEVRVGAGYSLIKLATILSKQGLSGLEFAGGIPGSVGGAVFMNAGAHKSDISNILIKTRIVYQDGTEKWYNKDEMEFSYRTSRLQRDHGFCIEAIFQLKHGNKDVIVAEIQRNKEYRKKTQPWDYPCCGSVFRNPFSYHAGKLIEEAGLKGHIIGGAQVSTAHANFIVNIGEATAENVLELIDYIKKRVYEKFQVKLETEVELIGNKH, translated from the coding sequence ATGGATCGACTTAAAGTAAGACTTCAAGAAGAAAACGTCGGCCAAGTTAAGGAGAACGAACCCTTGGCTAACCATACTACATGGAAAATTGGCGGTCCGGCTCATCTACTTGTTATTCCGAAAAATATCGATGCTTTAATGAGAACTCTTTCAATAACAAATGAAAGTAAGACTCCAGTTTTTATTATTGGTCGTGGCTCAAACATATTAATATCTGATGCAGGTATAGATGGAGTAGTTATCAAAATTAGCGCCGGTCTAGATCACTTAGAAGTTAATGGAGATGAAGTTCGAGTAGGAGCAGGCTATTCCTTAATTAAACTTGCAACAATTCTAAGTAAGCAAGGGCTATCGGGCTTAGAATTTGCTGGTGGTATCCCAGGTTCAGTTGGGGGAGCGGTATTTATGAATGCGGGTGCTCATAAATCGGATATCTCAAATATCTTGATAAAGACAAGAATTGTTTATCAAGATGGTACGGAAAAATGGTATAATAAGGATGAAATGGAGTTTTCATATCGGACTTCAAGGTTGCAAAGAGACCATGGGTTTTGTATCGAAGCAATCTTTCAATTAAAACACGGAAATAAAGATGTTATTGTAGCAGAGATTCAAAGAAATAAGGAATATCGTAAAAAGACACAACCTTGGGATTATCCATGCTGTGGCAGTGTATTTCGTAACCCATTTTCTTATCATGCTGGGAAATTGATTGAAGAAGCTGGTTTAAAAGGCCATATAATTGGTGGAGCACAAGTATCAACAGCACACGCTAATTTTATTGTCAACATTGGTGAAGCTACAGCGGAAAATGTTTTAGAGCTTATCGACTATATTAAAAAACGTGTTTATGAAAAATTTCAAGTGAAGTTAGAAACAGAAGTTGAGTTAATAGGGAACAAGCATTAA
- the murG gene encoding undecaprenyldiphospho-muramoylpentapeptide beta-N-acetylglucosaminyltransferase has protein sequence MRIIVSGGGTGGHIYPALALINEIKKIDSTVEFLYIGTEKGLESTLVTREGIPFKTINITGFKRKLSIDNLKTVIRFLKGVTLSKKIIKQFKPDIVIGTGGYVCGPVVYAAAKLGIPTIIHEQNSVPGLTNKFLSRYVNKIAISFDESRSFFPSEKVLLTGNPRATEAALVKEKDRLTEMGLNKNKKTVLIVGGSRGARPINDAFLEVLKEVGKRNYQFLYVTGEVHYNQVIAEVEKQGNPLNIKIEPFIHNMPEVLKNVQLVVTRAGATTLAELTAIGLPSILVPSPYVTNNHQEKNARALSDKGAAVIKLEKEMSGTVLLKEVDKLMLNETKWNEMHKASLQLGKPEAAKEIYELIKQLTNK, from the coding sequence ATGAGAATAATTGTGAGTGGCGGAGGTACAGGTGGACATATTTATCCTGCCTTAGCGTTAATAAATGAAATAAAAAAAATCGATTCAACAGTTGAGTTTTTATATATTGGTACTGAGAAAGGTTTGGAGAGTACGCTCGTCACTAGGGAAGGAATTCCTTTTAAAACAATCAATATTACGGGTTTCAAAAGAAAACTTTCAATAGATAATTTAAAGACAGTGATCCGCTTTCTTAAAGGTGTAACACTTTCAAAAAAAATCATTAAGCAATTTAAGCCTGATATTGTAATTGGCACTGGTGGCTATGTATGTGGACCAGTTGTTTATGCAGCGGCTAAGTTGGGTATTCCTACTATTATCCATGAACAAAATAGTGTTCCCGGGCTTACAAACAAATTCTTAAGTCGCTATGTTAATAAAATCGCGATTTCTTTTGATGAATCACGCTCCTTTTTTCCTAGTGAAAAAGTTCTCCTGACAGGAAATCCAAGAGCAACGGAAGCGGCACTCGTTAAAGAAAAAGACCGACTAACAGAAATGGGTTTAAACAAAAATAAGAAAACGGTTTTAATTGTCGGTGGAAGTAGAGGAGCTAGACCAATTAATGATGCTTTTTTAGAAGTGCTAAAAGAGGTAGGTAAGAGAAATTATCAATTCTTATACGTAACTGGTGAAGTCCATTATAATCAAGTTATTGCCGAGGTGGAAAAACAAGGAAATCCTTTGAATATAAAAATTGAGCCATTTATTCATAACATGCCAGAAGTACTGAAAAATGTGCAGTTAGTTGTCACCCGTGCTGGAGCGACAACGCTAGCTGAGTTAACGGCGATTGGATTACCGAGTATTTTAGTGCCAAGTCCTTATGTTACAAATAACCATCAAGAAAAAAATGCGCGGGCATTAAGTGACAAAGGAGCAGCAGTCATTAAGTTGGAAAAAGAAATGTCAGGAACCGTACTTTTAAAAGAGGTTGACAAATTAATGTTAAATGAAACAAAGTGGAATGAAATGCATAAAGCTTCTTTGCAGCTTGGTAAGCCAGAAGCTGCTAAAGAGATTTATGAACTTATTAAACAACTAACTAATAAATAA
- the spoVE gene encoding stage V sporulation protein E: protein MPKGKSTPDFILIITTLVLLTIGMIMVYSASAVWATYKFDDAFFFAKRQIFFAGLGLIAMFTIMNLDYWFWRKYAKLIIMICFLLLILVLIPGVGLVRGGAQSWLGVGAFSIQPSEFMKFAMIAFLAKYLSENQKSITKFKQGLLPSLSLVLLAFGLIMLQPDLGTGAVMVGTCIIMIYVSGAKSSHFIGLGLLGLAGFVALIISAPYRIKRITSFLDPWSDPLGSGFQIIQSLYAIGPGGLMGLGLGESRQKFFYLPEPQTDFIFAILSEELGFIGGTFVIFLFSILLWRGIRVALGAPDLFGSLLSIGIIGMIAIQVMINIGVVIGLMPVTGITLPFLSYGGSSLTLMLVAVGVLLNISKHARY, encoded by the coding sequence TTGCCTAAAGGGAAATCAACACCAGATTTTATTTTAATCATAACAACACTCGTCTTACTGACAATAGGTATGATCATGGTATATAGTGCAAGTGCTGTTTGGGCAACGTATAAGTTTGATGATGCCTTCTTTTTTGCGAAAAGGCAGATTTTCTTTGCTGGATTAGGTTTAATTGCTATGTTTACGATTATGAATCTTGATTACTGGTTTTGGCGTAAATATGCGAAACTGATTATTATGATTTGTTTTTTGTTACTGATTCTCGTTTTAATACCAGGGGTGGGTCTAGTTAGAGGTGGTGCCCAAAGCTGGTTAGGAGTTGGAGCTTTCTCGATACAACCTTCAGAATTTATGAAGTTTGCGATGATTGCTTTTTTAGCAAAGTACTTATCGGAAAATCAAAAGAGTATTACGAAGTTTAAACAAGGTTTATTGCCATCGCTTTCTTTAGTCTTGTTAGCTTTTGGTTTGATCATGCTTCAACCGGATTTGGGTACTGGTGCAGTAATGGTAGGCACTTGTATTATTATGATTTATGTATCTGGTGCCAAGTCAAGTCATTTTATTGGGCTTGGACTTCTCGGTTTAGCAGGTTTTGTTGCCTTAATAATTTCTGCACCATATCGGATAAAACGAATAACATCGTTTTTAGATCCGTGGTCAGATCCATTAGGAAGTGGATTTCAAATTATTCAATCGTTGTATGCGATTGGGCCAGGTGGGTTAATGGGATTAGGGTTAGGGGAAAGTAGACAAAAATTCTTCTATCTACCGGAACCGCAAACTGACTTTATTTTTGCGATTCTTTCAGAGGAATTAGGGTTTATTGGTGGAACGTTTGTTATTTTTCTATTTAGTATATTGCTATGGAGAGGGATTCGCGTTGCTCTCGGGGCACCTGACTTATTTGGGAGCCTATTATCAATCGGTATTATTGGAATGATTGCGATACAAGTGATGATTAATATCGGTGTAGTTATTGGTCTTATGCCAGTAACCGGAATCACATTACCATTTTTAAGCTATGGTGGTTCCTCATTAACACTTATGCTCGTTGCAGTAGGAGTTTTGTTGAATATAAGTAAGCACGCACGGTATTAA
- the murD gene encoding UDP-N-acetylmuramoyl-L-alanine--D-glutamate ligase, producing MKNKQMYANKLVLVIGLAKSGLAASMLLHRLGAKVVVNDQKSIEDNLEASQLQELGVEVICGGHPLELFERNFDLVVKNPGIPYSNPLIKKAIEKGISVITEIDIASMITEAEMIAITGSNGKTTTTTLIYEMLMSSGRQPLISGNIGTVVCEVAESATAENVLVTEVSSFQLMGTEQFHPKIAVFLNLFDAHLDYHGTRHEYGLAKAKIFANLTSEDHCVINEDDDEVMRLSEAVCAKKTTFSVKNIVENGAYIRDNDIYYQNQKVISIAEIVLPGMHNIENILAAICAAKLAGANTERIVDVLSTFAGVKHRTQFVTEINERKFYNDSKATNMLATKVAVVAFNQPIILIAGGLDRGNEFDELIPTLKNVKGVVLFGQTAYKLQTAARKAGLTFIKIVNNVTEAVNIAYLNSESGDVILLSPACASWDQFQTFEQRGDAFIEAVYKLEK from the coding sequence ATGAAAAATAAACAAATGTATGCAAATAAATTAGTTCTCGTTATTGGCCTTGCCAAAAGTGGGTTAGCAGCAAGTATGCTTCTTCATAGGTTAGGTGCAAAAGTGGTTGTCAATGATCAAAAATCAATAGAAGATAATCTAGAGGCGTCTCAATTACAAGAGTTAGGTGTGGAAGTTATTTGTGGTGGGCACCCACTTGAATTGTTTGAACGAAACTTTGACTTAGTTGTAAAAAATCCAGGGATACCTTACTCGAATCCACTCATTAAAAAGGCAATCGAAAAAGGCATTTCAGTTATTACGGAAATTGATATAGCTTCAATGATTACAGAAGCTGAAATGATTGCAATCACTGGTTCAAATGGAAAAACGACGACAACAACACTTATTTACGAAATGCTTATGAGTAGTGGGCGACAACCGTTAATTTCTGGTAATATTGGTACCGTTGTCTGTGAAGTAGCCGAATCGGCAACAGCAGAAAATGTCCTTGTCACGGAGGTTTCTAGCTTTCAATTAATGGGGACAGAACAGTTTCACCCGAAGATTGCCGTCTTTTTAAACTTATTTGACGCCCATTTAGATTACCATGGGACAAGGCATGAATATGGGTTAGCAAAAGCAAAAATATTTGCTAACTTAACTAGTGAAGATCATTGCGTAATAAATGAAGATGACGATGAAGTTATGAGGTTATCTGAAGCTGTTTGTGCTAAAAAAACGACATTTTCTGTTAAGAATATAGTCGAAAATGGAGCATACATTCGTGATAATGATATTTATTACCAAAATCAGAAAGTTATTTCTATAGCGGAAATTGTTCTCCCAGGTATGCATAATATCGAAAATATTTTAGCTGCTATTTGTGCAGCTAAGTTAGCTGGAGCTAATACAGAACGGATTGTAGATGTTTTATCAACATTTGCTGGTGTAAAACACCGTACCCAATTTGTAACAGAAATCAATGAGCGAAAGTTTTATAACGATTCGAAAGCTACAAATATGTTGGCAACTAAAGTAGCCGTTGTAGCATTTAATCAGCCAATTATCCTGATTGCAGGTGGTTTAGACCGTGGCAATGAATTTGATGAATTAATTCCGACATTAAAAAATGTAAAAGGTGTTGTTTTATTCGGACAAACAGCCTATAAACTTCAAACAGCCGCTAGAAAAGCAGGGTTGACTTTTATAAAAATTGTCAACAATGTCACTGAAGCAGTCAATATTGCCTATCTAAACTCTGAAAGTGGGGATGTCATTCTGCTTTCGCCGGCTTGTGCAAGTTGGGATCAGTTTCAAACATTTGAACAGCGAGGCGATGCGTTTATAGAAGCTGTTTATAAACTAGAGAAATAA
- the mraY gene encoding phospho-N-acetylmuramoyl-pentapeptide-transferase: MPEERLLFFTLAVSFLICVILSPLIIPFLRNLKFGQSIREEGPKSHQKKSGTPTMGGVLIVIAIVVATLVMVGQFSVLSVEVYLLLFATVGFGLLGFLDDFIKVVLKRNLGLTSKQKLIGQLIIAAIFYIVIKQLDYSTELAIPGTNVAIDIGIFYLPLVIIMLVGASNAVNLTDGLDGLLAGTAAIAFGAYGVIAFSSGQIDIALFSVAVVGAVLGFLVFNAHPAKVFMGDTGSLALGGAIAAVAILTKMEILLVIIGGVFVIETLSVIIQVISFKTRGKRIFKMSPLHHHYELSGWSEWRVVVTFWLVGLLCAVLGIYLEVWIK; this comes from the coding sequence ATGCCCGAGGAAAGACTATTATTTTTTACATTAGCTGTCTCATTTTTAATATGTGTGATCTTATCTCCGCTAATTATCCCATTTTTACGTAACTTGAAATTTGGTCAAAGCATAAGAGAAGAAGGACCTAAATCTCATCAGAAAAAGAGCGGAACACCGACAATGGGTGGTGTGCTGATTGTCATTGCGATTGTGGTTGCAACTCTTGTGATGGTTGGCCAGTTTTCAGTCTTATCGGTAGAAGTCTACTTACTACTATTTGCTACTGTTGGCTTTGGATTATTAGGTTTTTTAGATGATTTTATTAAAGTAGTCTTAAAACGTAATTTAGGACTAACTTCGAAACAAAAATTAATCGGCCAATTAATTATAGCCGCAATTTTTTATATCGTTATCAAACAATTAGACTACTCCACAGAGCTTGCGATTCCTGGAACAAATGTCGCGATTGATATTGGTATATTTTATTTACCATTAGTTATCATCATGCTTGTTGGGGCATCAAATGCCGTGAACTTAACAGACGGATTGGATGGCTTATTAGCAGGGACAGCGGCGATTGCCTTTGGAGCATATGGTGTTATCGCGTTTAGTAGCGGTCAAATTGATATTGCTTTATTTAGTGTTGCTGTTGTAGGTGCTGTGTTAGGATTTCTTGTCTTTAATGCTCATCCAGCAAAAGTATTTATGGGAGATACAGGCTCACTAGCTTTAGGTGGAGCGATAGCTGCAGTGGCAATTTTAACTAAAATGGAAATTCTCTTAGTGATTATTGGTGGAGTATTCGTAATCGAAACTTTATCTGTTATTATTCAAGTCATTTCTTTCAAGACGAGAGGGAAGCGTATTTTTAAAATGAGCCCTCTCCACCATCACTATGAATTATCAGGTTGGTCTGAATGGCGTGTTGTTGTTACTTTTTGGCTAGTTGGGCTTTTATGTGCCGTACTAGGAATTTATTTAGAGGTGTGGATTAAATGA
- the murF gene encoding UDP-N-acetylmuramoyl-tripeptide--D-alanyl-D-alanine ligase: MSFKIDLLKEISSQYSGTFSNDAIIEEVFIDSRKLVKNGLFIPIIGERFDAHDFLVGAIEKGATATLWDENKALPKEIDPQFPVFYVNDTLKALESLAKTYLEKVSPCVIGVTGSNGKTSTKDILDSVLVTTFKTHKTAGNYNNHIGLPLTILAMPEDCEVAILEMGMNNFGEISFLSRLAQPDIAIITNIGESHIEQLGSREGIAKAKLEIIDGLKTSGVLIIDGDEPLLEVSNDLNFLRCGYNHDNDYQITGLEQKADKTIFKINDTDSYTLSLLGKHNVKNSTFAIAVGKYLGLCEHTIQLGLKDCILTSMRMERKSGVHGSTIINDAYNSSPTSMKAAIETIKELADFEIRILVLGDMYELGPKEKELHRSVAAVISAPITHLITVGEKGSWISEVLLEKNNDKIEIRSYKTKQEVVEDLKNLLNQGSVVLIKASRGMKLETIATDLYI; the protein is encoded by the coding sequence GTGAGTTTTAAAATTGATTTGCTAAAAGAAATTTCAAGTCAGTATAGTGGAACATTTAGCAATGATGCTATTATAGAAGAAGTTTTTATTGATAGTCGTAAGCTCGTTAAAAATGGTTTGTTCATTCCAATTATTGGTGAACGTTTTGATGCCCACGACTTCTTAGTTGGAGCCATTGAAAAAGGTGCTACTGCAACTTTATGGGACGAAAATAAAGCACTTCCTAAAGAGATTGATCCACAGTTTCCTGTTTTTTATGTTAACGATACGCTAAAAGCTTTAGAAAGCTTAGCTAAAACATATTTAGAAAAGGTATCTCCTTGTGTGATTGGTGTTACTGGTAGTAACGGCAAGACTTCCACAAAAGATATACTCGATTCTGTTCTTGTTACTACTTTTAAAACACATAAAACAGCAGGGAATTATAACAATCATATTGGGCTACCGTTAACGATTTTAGCGATGCCCGAAGATTGTGAGGTTGCTATTCTTGAAATGGGGATGAATAACTTTGGGGAAATCTCTTTTTTAAGTAGATTAGCCCAACCAGATATTGCAATTATTACGAACATTGGTGAGTCCCATATTGAACAGCTAGGGAGTCGTGAGGGAATTGCAAAAGCAAAGTTAGAGATTATCGATGGATTAAAAACATCTGGTGTCTTGATTATTGATGGTGATGAACCGTTACTTGAAGTTTCTAATGATCTTAATTTTTTGAGATGTGGTTATAATCATGATAATGATTATCAAATTACAGGATTAGAACAAAAAGCAGACAAAACTATTTTCAAAATAAATGATACAGATAGCTATACACTCTCTCTTTTAGGAAAACATAATGTCAAAAATTCTACGTTTGCGATTGCGGTGGGAAAATATTTGGGACTATGCGAACATACAATTCAATTAGGTTTAAAAGATTGTATCTTAACAAGCATGAGAATGGAAAGAAAATCCGGGGTTCATGGATCAACCATTATCAATGACGCCTATAACTCAAGTCCTACTTCCATGAAGGCGGCGATTGAAACTATAAAGGAGTTAGCGGATTTCGAGATTAGAATTCTTGTATTAGGGGATATGTATGAATTAGGGCCAAAAGAGAAAGAACTTCATCGTTCTGTTGCAGCGGTCATTTCTGCACCGATTACCCATCTAATCACGGTAGGAGAAAAGGGAAGTTGGATAAGTGAGGTATTATTAGAAAAAAACAATGATAAAATAGAAATAAGATCTTATAAAACAAAACAAGAAGTCGTTGAAGACTTAAAAAACTTATTAAATCAAGGAAGTGTCGTTCTTATAAAGGCTTCACGAGGGATGAAGCTAGAAACGATCGCCACAGACCTATATATTTAG